The sequence CCAGTGACAGACTGTAGACCCAGACACGCAGGCGCGGATTGAACTCCCCGGGGCGACGGTCACCCCAGAAGGCGATGGCGAACAGCAACGCCATATAAAGCAGGAAAATAAAGGCTACCAGGCCACCTGAAAGCATCGTCAACCGTCGCGCATCATATCGGGGAAACAGAAGTTAGTCTGGCAGTGCTGACGGCATTTGCCCAGTCATGGACCCTACGACCTAAGTCGACCAACTGCTGATCAACCCAGCAGCACCAGACTCCAGACCACGATGATCAACAGCAACCCAAGCATCTGCGCAGCGCTGCCCATATCCTTGGAGGCCTTGGACAATGGATGACGTTCCAGCGAGATTCGATCGATCGCAGCTTCGATGGCCGAGTTGAGCAACTCGATAATCAACGACAACAGCACACTGCCGATCATCAAGGCACGGCCAATATTGTCGACTGGTAGCCAGATGGCCAGGGGAATCAGCACCAGCGCCAGCCATACCAATTGGCGGAATGCGGCTTCGCCGCGGTAGGCGGCACTCAGGCCATCGAGCGAATAGCCCGCCGCACGCCAGATTCGGCGCCAACCGGTAATACCCTTATAAGGATTGTCGCTCATCGTCAGTGACCGGTCTGGGTCAGCTCCATGTGCTGTAGCGCCAGGGCAGCCTGGGTACGGGTACGCACCCCAAGCTTGCGGAAGATTGCAGTGACGTGGGCCTTGACCGTCGCCTCCGATACGTTCAGTTCATAGGCGATCTGCTTGTTCAGCAGGCCGTCACACACCATGGTCAGAACCCGGAACTGCTGCGGCGTGAGGCTGGCCAGCTGGGCACTGAGCGCCTGCTCCTGATCCGACAACGGGCCGCTATCCTCACTCTGGGCAGGCCAGCATACCCCACCTTCAAGCACTTCGGTCACGGCCGCCTGAATACCTTCCAGAGTCGATGACTTGGGAATGAAGCCACTGGCGCCGAAGTCCCGGGCTCTGGTCACCACAGCGGCCTCTTCCTGAGCCGAAATAACCACTACCGGAATCTGCGGATACTGGCCACGCAGCAGGACCAGACCGGAAAAACCGTAGGCGCCGGGCATGTTCAGATCCAGCAGGACCAGATCCCAGTCACCGCGCTGATCCAGACAGTTCTGCAATTCGGCGATGCTGCCGGCTTCGGTAAGGCGAAGATCAGCCCCCAGACCACTGCTCAAGGCTTGCTTCAAGGCGCTGCGAAACAGCGGGTGATCATCGGCGATCAGGATGTCATAGGTCAGGCCCATGCAGGGATTCCCAAGTTTTTTTGTTGTCGTTGGCTGGGCGTCAAGCCTGCCATCCAGAGCGCTCCGCGTCAATTTTAACTTCAGCACAAAGACTGCTATGGCCATCACTCATGCAACTGTATCTGTCTGCCACGGCAGGTGGGCGGCATAATTCCGCTCTTTTGCCAGCCATGTGGAAGCAGTCATGAACCTGCGCACTTACAAAGCCGACGCCCTGATGCTGATCACCGCCCTGATCTGGGGCACGACCTTTGTCGCGCAGAGTCTGGGCATGGAACATATCGGCCCCCTCCTCTACACCGGTCTGCGCTTCACCCTTGGCGCACTGGTGGTGCTGCCACTGGTACTACTGGCTCGCCCGCAGGCCGACCAGGCTCATCGGCGCTTCAGCCGACCAATGCTGCTGGGCAGCCTGGTACTGGGGTTGGTACTGACTCTGGGGATTAACCTGCAGCAGATCGGCCTGATGTTCACCACAGTCACCAACTCCGGCTTCATCACCGGTCTGTATGTAATTCTAGTCCCATTGTTTGGCCTGTTCATTGGCATGCGTACCGGCCTGGGAACCTGGGGTGGCGCTCTGTTGGCACTGGTCGGCATGCTGCTGCTGAGCATCAACGAGGATTACCGGATCGTCTCTGGTGACTGGTTGCAACTGGCTGGCGCTGCCTGCTGGGCCGTGCATGTTTTGCTGGTCGGCGCACTGGCCAGTCGCTACGATCCAATCCGGGTAGCCTTTCTCCAGTTCGTAGTCTGCGCCCTGATCAGTCTGACTCTGGCCTTCGCCCTAGAGCCAATCGACTGGGATGCAGTGCTGTTGGCCGGACCGGCGATCCTGTATGGAGGCTTGCTGGCCGTAGGCATTGCCTTCACCTTGCAAGTGGTGGCGCAAAAGGATGCGCTTGCCTCCCATGCCGCAATCATTCTCAGTCTGGAAGCCGTGTTCGCCGCCATCGCTGGCTGGCTGGTCCTGAATGAAACCTTGAGTCTGCGCGGTTTTATCGGCTGCTGCCTGATGCTCGCCGGTATGCTGATCGCTCAACTGGTACCGTTATACCTGGAACGGCGCCGCACACTGCTGGCAGTTCAGCAGGAGCCGGCCGGGCATCATTGAGCGCTATCAGCCCTCAAGCCTTGCTTGCAAACGCTCGCGCGCTGGACTATGCGGCGCCGACACCCTCAACCGTGAGGCCAGATAACTCTCGCTGAACACCTGAAAGTAGTCATCCAGGCACTGACCGACCTGAGGCTCACCGGCCGCTGCCAGGCAGGCCGCCGCCACTTCCACTGTGCATAGATGTTCCTCGCGGCAGGAGCGGCGTAGACGGTAACGCGAAGCCTGCTCAGGCTGCAGACTGAGTAATGGCAAGCCGGCCAGATAAGGGCTTTTGCGAAACATCTTGCGCGCCTGGGTCCAGGTAGCATCAAGAATGATCAATAGCGGACGCTTGCCCGGCGTGGCCTGGGGAGCGCTGACCACCGCCTGCCCGACACGGGCGTACTCAACCGGAAACACCACGTAAGGCTGCCAACGCGGATCGGCCAGCAGCGCCAGCAACGCCGGATCAACCTCGGTACGCGACCAGACGAACGCCTGAGTGTCAGCCAGACAATCGGCGATCAGCCGCCCGGTATTGGTTGGCTTCAACGGCTCCAGCGCATGCATCAGCAGGCAAAAACAGGGCTCGGCCTGCAGGTTCGGGCGCAGTGCGCAAATGCAGGTATGCACGGCCAGATGGCAGCCGGCGCAGCGCTGCATGCGCGAGCCCCGGGCCTTGAACTCACGGGTGGAGCGCGCCTTGAGTTCATGACGCAACTGATTGACCGCATGCGGCAGAGTCGTATTCACCAGGATAATCCCACGGACTGGACAGCATCATGGCCGCATGACAGCATGCAGCCAGTGACCAGCAAGGATACGCCAGACGGGCCAACTTTGCAGTGGCGGCGAACCAGTTCAGATCGCCATGGTCAGAGGGATACATGGATTTGCTTCCTGCCATTGGAGATTGCCCCATCATGCGTTGGTTCACCGTTCTGATAGCCCTGCTCATCGCGCTACCCAGCCACGCGATTTCATTGCGTGAAATGCGTTTGCAGGAAACCCTCAAGCAAGTTGCCGAACAAAGCAGCGAAGGTACCCCCAGAGCCGTCAATGCCGACATTACCGACGAAGGTTTCGTCGCCAACGGCAGCGAGCTGGTCAACCACCTGTCAGTCAATGCCGAATATGCCGAACGCCTGCAATCAGACCCCCTGCTGGTTCGCAGCCAGTTGCAGGCGAGCGTCTGTGCCGATCAGCGCTTTCGCCGTCTGCTGGACATGGGCGCCACCCTCACCTATCACTTCGTCATCGCCGACTCGGGCCAGCCAGTCCTCACCCAAAGCTTCGTCGCCGATCACTGTCAGGCCCTGTGACAGTCGCCCCTATCTCGTTCCGGGTCAGCCAAGGCTGACCCATATCAAGGCCAACACGTCCCAAAGCAGCCATACTGTCAGCTATAGATACGGCAACCGATGAGGACATCATGGCTTTACTGACCTTCCATGGCGCCACCCGCCAGGTAACCGGCTCCTGCTATCTGTTGGAGGCCAACGACCAGCGGGTGTTGCTTGAATGCGGCATGACCCAGGGCTTTCGCCGCGACGAGGAGAGCAACCGCAACCGCTTTCCCTTTGACCCCAAAAGCCTGCACGCAGTGGTGGTGTCGCACGCCCACCTGGATCACTCGGGGTTATTACCCAAACTGGTTGCCGAAGGCTACAGCGGGCCTATTTATGTCACCCCGCCCAGCGCCGAACTGCTGGACCTGATGCTCAAGGACTCGGCGGGCCTGCAGGAACGTGATGCCGAGTGGGAAAACCGCTGGCGCACCCGCTCAGGCAAGCCCCTGATCAAGCCACTCTACACCCAGCGTGATACCGAACTGGCGCTCGAGTTACTGCAACCGCTGGAATACCGCCAGCCGACCATGGTCGCCAAGGGTATCGAGGTCTGCTTCCATGAAGCCGGACATATCCTCGGCTCGGCCATCGTCGCGGTAACCATACACGAAGCCCATAACCTGACGCGTAAACTGGTGTTCTCCGGCGATCTTGGTAACCAGTGCTCACCCTTGCTGCAGCCGCCGGCCACCCTGGATGAAGCCGATCTCGTGCTGATGGAGTCGACCTATGGCGACCGCGACCATCGCAATCAGGAAGAAACCCTGGCCGAATTGCAGCAGATACTCGACCAGGCCTGGCGAGAGGGAGGCAACGTTCTGATTCCCAGCTTTGCCGTCGGCCGCACTCAGGACCTGCTCTACTACCTGGGCAAGTTCTACCAGAACGGCACCCTCAAGCAGCAAGCGGTGTTTCTCGACAGCCCCATGGCGATCGCCGCTACCGATATCTACAGCCGCTACCTGCCTGCCTCCGAGCAGGAGCGCAAGCTGGCCGGCGATGGCCAGCGCCGAGGCCGGCTCTACAACTGGTTGCCAATTCTCAAATGCACACCCTCGCCGGAAGAGTCCATGGCCCTGAACCGGATCAAGAGTGGAGCGATCATTATTGCCGGTAGCGGCATGTGTACTGGCGGCCGGATAGTCCATCACTTCAAACACAATATCTGGCGCGAGGAGTGTCATCTCGTCATTCCAGGCTTCCAGGCCAAAGGCACGCTGGGCCGGCGCCTGGTCGATGGCGAGAAGCAGATTCGGGTCATCCACCAGAATCTGGCAGTGAAGGCTCAGATCCACACCCTCGGGGGATTTTCCGCCCATGCCGGGCAAAGTCAGTTGATCAACTGGCTCAAGCACTTCAAACATTGCCCTGAGTTGTATCTGGTGCATGGGGAGCTGGAAAAGAGCCAGATATTGGCAGACACCATCCATCAACAACTGGGCTGGCCCGCCAGCATTCCTGAGCAGGGTGAGCAGATCGCATTCTGAGCAGCAAAGACTGCCAAGGAGCCTCTCATGAGCGACGAACTGGGACCTGTTGACTACCTCAACCGTCACTGGCAAACCACTGGCGAAGGCGTGCAACAGAAGCTCGACGAACTGGTCGAGCTGACTGCCGGCAACAGTGGCAATGCCGAACTCTACCGCGAGATGCTACATGGCGTGGTGCGCATGGCCCAGGCTGATCGCAACCGCTGGGACGCCAAGATCATGCTGCAAACCATCCGTGAACTGGAGCAGGCCTTCGCCCGCCTGGATCAGTTCAAGCGCAGCCGCAAGGTTACTGTGTTCGGCTCGGCACGCACTCCCCGCGAGCACCCCGCTTACAAGCTGGCCCAGGATATGGGTCGGCAATTGGCGCGTCATGATTTTATGGCGATCACTGGCGGAGGTGGCGGGATCATGGCCGCCGCCCATGAAGGCGCTGGCCTGGACAATAGTCTTGGCTTCAACATCACTTTGCCGTTCGAGCAACGCTCAAACCATGTGATTCATGAAACTGATCATGATTTGCCGTTCAAGTTCTTCTTTTTGCGCAAGCTTTTCTTCGTCAAGGAAGCCGACGCCCTGATCCTCTGCCCCGGTGGCTTTGGTACTCTTGATGAAACCCTGGAAGTACTAACGCTGATCCAGACAGGGAAAAGCCCGGTGGTTCCGGTGATCCTGCTCGACACCCCTGACGGCAACTACTGGACAAGCCTGCTGCAATTTCTCAACGAACAGCTCTGTACCAACGGCTACATCCACGAGGCCGACTTTCGCCTGATCAGCCTTGTTCACTCAGCCGAGGACGCCATACAGGTTGTCCTCAACTTCTATCGCAACTATCACTCCTCGCGCTGGATCAACTCGCATTATCTGCTGCGCCTGAACCACCCACTCAAGCACAACGCCTTGCGTCAGCTTGAACAGCAGTTCACCGACATCTGCGTGGAGGATGGTTTCTGTCAGGATCAGGATTGCCGTCAGGAGCTGGACGAACCGGAATTCAGCCATCTGCATCGTCTGAGCTTCCGTTTCAATGGCCGCGATCATGGCCGGCTGCGGGAGTTGATCGACTTCGTCAATCAGCCCGAGCACTTGCAATACTGAGGGTTGGCGCCTGAAGGTTAGAACTCGGAGCCAAAACCCCGATACAGCATAAAGCGCAGCTGTTTGGCCCGGTCTTTGGGATCGCTGGCCTTGCCTTCGGGGAAGCGCTTGTTGAAGGTTTCTTGGGCCCGCGCTGGCCAGTCCCAGCACGCATCGCCCAGCACCTGCTCGATCAGGCTGGCAGCCACACCGCGCTGGCGCAGCTCCTCCCGCAGACGCTGCGGCCCATAGCCGCGCTGACTGCGGGCATGGACATAGGCTTCGCAGAAGCGCTCGTCACTAAGCAGGCCGTCATCCTGCAGACGATCCAGCTCGATCTCTGCCTGCTCGCTGGTCGCACCGCGCTGCTTGAGCTTGCGCAGCATTTCGGCATAGCTATGCTCACGCCGCGCCAGCAGATCCATGGCACTGCGACGAATCGCCTGCGGGCTGTCGAGCTGTGAACGGCGAAACATGGTCACTCCTCATACAACAACGGGCCACCCGTAGGCAGCCCGTTGCTTAGACCTAGCAACCTGGTTCAGGCGTCCAGTTCGGCGCTGTCTTCAACCGCCGCCTTGGCATTGCCCGGCTTGGCCAGCAACTGGTCGCGAATGGCCTTCTCAATCTCGTCGGCCACCTGTGGGTTGTCTTCGAGGAACTTGGCGGCATTGGCCTTGCCCTGACCGATCTTGCTGCCCTGGTAGCTGTACCAGGCACCGGATTTCTCGACCAGACCAATCTGCACACCCAGATCGATGATCTCGGCATTGTGGTAGATGCCAGTGCCGTAGAGGATCTGGAACTCGGCCTGGCGGAACGGCGGAGCCACCTTGTTCTTGACCACTTTGACCCGGGTCTCACTACCGACCACTTCGTCACCGTCCTTGACCGCGCCGGTACGGCGAATATCCAGGCGCACCGAGGAATAGAACTTCAGGGCATTACCACCGGTGGTGGTTTCTGGGTTGCCGAACATTACCCCGATCTTCATACGGATCTGGTTGATGAAGATCACCAGGCAGTTGGCATTCTTGATGTTGCCGGTAATCTTGCGCAGTGCCTGAGACATCAGACGGGCCTGTACGCCGACGTGATGATCACCCATCTCGCCCTCGATCTCGGCCTTGGGTACCAACGCCGCTACCGAGTCGACAATGATCACGTCAACCGCATTGGAGCGTACCAGCATGTCGGTGATTTCCAGCGCCTGCTCACCGGTATCGGGCTGCGAAACCAGCAGGTCGTCGACGTTGACGCCAAGCTTGCCGGCGTACTCGGGGTCCAGTGCGTGCTCGGCATCGACGAAGGCGCAGGTGGCGCCATGCTTCTGTGCCTGGGCAATGACCGACAGAGTCAGGGTGGTTTTACCGGAAGATTCCGGGCCGTAGATTTCAACGATCCGGCCCTTGGGCAGTCCACCAATACCGAGGGCGATATCCAGCCCCAGAGAACCAGTCGAGATAGCCGGAATGGCCTGGCGCTCATGGTCGCCCATGCGCATCACGGCGCCTTTGCCAAACTGACGTTCAATCTGACTCAAAGCCGCGGAAAGCGCCTTCTTTTTGTTCTCGTCCATTGTGCATCCTCTCTGGAGTGACGGGTGGTCGACGAATCAACTACTGTATATTTGGTCAGTATTATTCCATAGAAGACTGGCCTCGCCTACCCCTCTTTTCAGTTCAGAGTGCCAACGGCTTGGCAACCCGCTTCTCCAACCCTTCCAGCGCCTTGAGCACGGTCTGGGCTCGCACTTCACGGCGGTTACCCTGCAGTCGTCGACACTCGCTGTGCACCTCACCGCCGCGCACCGCCCAGGCAAACCATACAGTGCCTACCGGCTTTTGCGCCGAACCGCCATCAGGCCCGGCAATGCCGCTGACTGCCACCGCCAGATCGGCACCGGCGGCCTCCAGGGCGCCCTGAGCCATGGCCCGCACCACAGGTTCACTGACCGCACCGTGCTCGGCCAGGTCGGTTTCGCTAACCCCCAGCAGGCGTGCCTTGCTGGCGTTGGCGTACGTAACGAACCCGGTCTCGAACCAGGCCGAGCTGCCGCTGACCCGGGTAATGGCCTCGGCGATACCGCCGCCAGTACAGGACTCGGCGGTGGTTACCGTCAGTCCATGACGGCGCAGCGCATTGCCAAGCCGGGCAGCAGCGGTATCGATCAACGGATCGTAATGCGACATGTGTTCTCCTTGAGCGGGTTTGCGTAGACTATCGGGCTGTTTTCATTCGACTGACCAGGGACTTTCATGAGCCGCGCCGAGAAATCCGCCAGCCATACGCCAATGATGCAACAACGCACCGCATAAACTCGACAAAATCTTTTATTTTCAATCGGTTGAAGCAAAGTTACTGCGCAGCAGAAATAGAAAAAATAGCGCTTATTGGCATGTAATGGCGCACACTTTGCCCCAATCCTGCCCCACGCTTGCGGCACTTACGCACCCCAAGCACCCGCTGCACTGGCAGGATATACCCCCAATACCGCACACCACCAGCCCGCTCAGCTGACAGGCACAGCACTGCCAGATAAATGGCGGGCGATCAGAGCCTATGAACAGGCCCTGACCGGAATCATTGACTGACAAACCTCCAACGCAGGCAAAGTATCCAGTTGATACACATACGGCCGCGCCCCACCTGGTCTAGTAGGTGACAGCCGCACCCGCTTGTAGCCGAGCAACCGCAGGCAGCTACCAACGGAGGTTTGGGTGCCTCGATCATTGACCAACTGCAGGGCTTCTATCACTTGCTGCACGCTGAAGCCTTGCGGCCAATCATTGGCAACCAGGTGTGCGCGGATGCGTTGCTGCAGCTCATAGGCCTTGCGCTGTGGCGCGGGCATGTCTGGGCCATCCAGCCAGGGGCTGGCGTCCAACTCGGCTGCCAGATCCACCCCGGTGGTGCGCTCGGCGGCCTGGTTGGCGCGGGTGGCGGCCAGCCGGCGCGGCATGCCCATGCTGCGGCCGACGGTGTAGAGCGAGCGGAACACCCGCCCCGCAGCCACCACCTCTTCCGCTTCTACCCGTGACGACCTCGGTACCGGCTCGGGGTCAGCTTGCGTGTTGGGCATAACGTACCCGCCATATTTGCGGATGCTGGGCAGCACCTCAGAGGTGACCCACTTCTTAAAGCGCTTGGCCGAGGCCTTGCGGCTGCGCAGGATGGCGGAATACAGGCCGGATTCGTTGATGATGGTCATCTCGCGGATCTGCGAAACACCATTGACCGAGCTGGTACCCACATTGTGGGTACCAGCTTCATCAGAATCCAGCATACGAGTCATCTTCTCCGCATCCCGATACTCAAGCGCTCGCGACAGATCGCTCGCTACCCACCACGGCTCACCATCCACAAGCACCACACGCACCGGCTTGTCATCAAACGCGAACTCGATGATAGGCTGGCTCATGACTCACCCTCCCCGCAGCGCTCATCAGAATGCAGCCCGGCATTGACCAGGGCCAGCAGCGCCTTATCGCTCTGGGCATCCAAGCCGCCTTCCAGATTGCATGCAGCCACCTCTAACCACGCGTCCAGCTCAGAGAAAAAGCCAACCACCTGGCCGCGCAGTGCTGCTTGCTCCGGCGTCAGCACGCTCGCAGCGGGAGGCCCGATCATGTCCAGCACGATCCACTGGAGCGCGCCCAGGCCTTCAGGGCGGCCGTGCTGCTTGAGGTACTTCAGGTAAATGCGAGCCAACCCACGCCCCGCATCGTTACCACCGGCGTAGCCGCCCGTTCTGGGCACAGCCCAAAAGCTGAACTGGGTGCGGCCGCGCACTGGGCCAATGAAGGGTAAGCGATGCAGCGGGAGATCCCGCCGGTTGTTGAAGTGCAGCGGAGCAGCCGCCGACGCCTGCGCTTGAACGCTCATTGGGCACCTCCACGCGCTTCCAGGTCACGGGCTTTGGCCATGGCGGTGTTATACCGCTTGAGCCGGACAGACAGGGAGGAGTCAGCGTGCAGCGCGGTCAGTGCCTGGGCACGGTAGCGGGCGGCGCGATTTTTGAACGGATTGAGGGTAAGAACGGGAAGTTTCGGCATGATCACAGGCCTCTGGTATGCGGTGCTTTCCGCTTACCCCGTCGCCAAACAGGGTGAGCGAACCGTGCAGGTTGGCGAACCGGCTACCAGTAACCGGCAGACCCGAAGGTCTCCCACACGGCCCGCCCATAAAGGCCTTGCCGTGTTGCGGACACAAAAAAACCGCGAAAAGGCGGTGTCCGCCTGGTAGTTACGAGTCGCCAAACCCTTGTCGCTGAATTTGCAGTGACGTAGAAACAGTAGCCGGATTCCGGCCCTTGGTCAACGGTATAGTAATACTGTACGCGAACATGGTGGCTCCAACGGTGGGTACCCTTTCGAGGATACCCATCGCCAAATACGGTTCCACTCAAGTCGATGTAGTTGCTCTATGCATCGGCCAAAGCACCAATAGCCTCATTTACTGCTTGCTGATAGAACGCAGACTCAGGGCGGCGTCTAATGGAGTTCTTTAGACACCCAACCGCACTGGCATAAAGAGCATCAAATGAAACACTCTTCTTTGCATTTGATGCACCGGTATTCTTGGAAACATACTTCTGCACCAAGCTTTCAAGGAAATGCCCCCGAATCAGATTTCTCGTACTTACGTTCGACTCTGCGATTCTTTTAGCCGCCTCTGCAAGCTCCTCCGCTGAGAAAAGCTTTCCCACCTTAGCAAGGTGCGCTTGCAGCTTCTGTAAATCAAAATCAGGCGACTTCTCAGACACCATAAACCTAGTGCAGTTATCGGGGACCACGGCAACACCGCGCTGGTAAATATGATTTGCGCAGTCGTATAACACTAGCTGCTCCACAGCCCGAAAGACGTCTTCAAACCACCGTTCGCAGTCAGCCTGGGTTGCACGCACTGCACGACACCACACGAACGATATCTCTGCGACTGACTCAACGTTGTACAGGCAGTTTTCGATAGAGTAGCCGTGGGTGTAGAGAATTCGAGGGTCTTGAATATTCTGCCCTGAAGCACGGATAAAGTCCGAATCTCGTGCTGCCAGAACTTTAAGATCAGCTTCTAATATCTCATTTATTTTCCTGTCAACTTCTGGTGCACCATACATGGGAAGCACTTCAACCGACACGTCAGACAACTCATCAAAGACTACCTTCCAGAAGGGTATATCGTCATCCCCTTCAACATACAAAACGACGTCGCATCGATAAAAAAAGTTCAACACATTTTCTGCATCGGCAGAATAATCAAGAGACGACATGAAGGATATCCTCCATATCAATTATCGACCCCTTATATTTACTTGCAATTTCAGGGGAGTGGGTAGCCACGACTACCTGCGCATTGGGATTAAGGCTTTTAATGGCAGGCACGACTCTCCGCTGCCATGCAATATGAAGAGACAACTCCGGCTCATCAGCCAAGAATATATACGACTCCTGTCTCTGCAGCACTGCTTCAGTCAGCAAAATAAGAAGTTGTTTCTCACCAGAGGAGAGCTTAGAAACCGAGAACTTTTTTGGCTCAACAATTGTCAGAACCCCTGAATCAAACTCAAACCGCTTGCCAACAATAAAGTCAGAAATAATTTTCAGGAAGAGATCTAATTGACTAAAAACATCTTTGCTGTCTTTCTCAGCTTGAAGCGATAACTCGTAAACTTTACTGATACGTCTGGAAGCCTCGATCGGAGTAAAGTCTAACTGGTCATCACGCTCAACTCGATCAACTCGCTCACCGCGCGCCTTAAGCTCCTTACGTTCCCGCTCATCATCCAACCAGCTTCGAATCCCTCTAACCGCCTCATCAACGGCTTTTACATGCTCGTTAATTCTCTTGGTAACTGAACCACCAGAAAGTCCCAGCTGCTTATAAGCAGACATCAGATTTTTGCGTTCAGAGTCAGCATCGTAAGTCAACGCAAACCCTGTCTTAGCCGGATTAGGCTCTTGCTGATAAAGCAAAGACATAAGAACTTCACGCTGAAGTTCATAAGAAATATCCCTTGCTTTCTGTGACAGCTCAAGCTGATACTTAGTCAACCCCTGCATCAGCTCTTGCAAGCGAGCATCCACAGGCCCTTGCAACTTCCTATTATACGCCCCTCGATCCCCCGCATCGTACTCTTGCGCATTCCTGAACCTGTACACCGAAAGTGATGCCAGAGACACTAGCCCAGCCAGCTCATCCTTGATTACTTGAGCCGCTTCAGCAGCGCGCCGCCGATATAGCGACGCACTTCGAATTTCATCGACGCCAATCAAAGGCAAAGCAAATTTTTTCTGACCGATGCTGTACTTAGCAAGCGCGAACGGAACATCGTCATGCTTAGTTACACGAACAGTTCGTGTGCTGCCCTCATGACCAAGCTTCACGACCACTGACTCAAACTCATTTTCCGCCAAAGCAGAAACATCTACCGATAGAACAGCATTCAATATATTCATGAATGTTGTCTTGCCGGTACCATTCTGCCCAATAACAATATTTACATCGTTATTGAAAGAGCAGAACGCTTTAAACTCTCCCCAGAACCCCTGTATTTCTACATCAATAATCTTGTACATTCAGCATCCCTTCCGAGGCGCAATCCAAAGACTCCCAGACATCTATATACGTCTAGGGCTCCTAGATTAACGCCGGCTCACGCCATCCGCTATGCCTTTATGGATGGAAATCCTCCTGATCAATGCACCCTCGGACCTGCACAGCACACGCAAGCAAGGCGTTCTCCGCTTCATCCAACGCCCTACGCCAATCGTCATTCACTACCAGCGGCTGGCGTGCCGGCAGCAGGCACGGCACCAGGCTGCACTGTGCTTTCTGAACGGTAGGCTGCGGGATCGGTTGTGGCTGGGCGGGCGTAGAGCAGCCCGAGTTCAACAGGCACATGCTCAGACAGATACTGCCTAATAGTTTGGTCATTGCGTTTCAGTTCCTCTATCGCTTGTGATTGATTAGCGGCATTGCGGCGCACCTGCTGCCGCAGCAGCTCAAGCCCTCGGCCGATCTCCGCAATGCGCTCCATTTCCTGCTGCTGCCCTTCCAACACCCTTGCTTGCACCTGGATAAGCTCATCGGCTTTGGCCAGATCCCGCTCGGCCGTCTCGGCCCTCAACCGCTGCAGCTCGATGCGCGGCGACACA is a genomic window of Halopseudomonas phragmitis containing:
- a CDS encoding CinA family protein → MSHYDPLIDTAAARLGNALRRHGLTVTTAESCTGGGIAEAITRVSGSSAWFETGFVTYANASKARLLGVSETDLAEHGAVSEPVVRAMAQGALEAAGADLAVAVSGIAGPDGGSAQKPVGTVWFAWAVRGGEVHSECRRLQGNRREVRAQTVLKALEGLEKRVAKPLAL
- the recA gene encoding recombinase RecA, encoding MDENKKKALSAALSQIERQFGKGAVMRMGDHERQAIPAISTGSLGLDIALGIGGLPKGRIVEIYGPESSGKTTLTLSVIAQAQKHGATCAFVDAEHALDPEYAGKLGVNVDDLLVSQPDTGEQALEITDMLVRSNAVDVIIVDSVAALVPKAEIEGEMGDHHVGVQARLMSQALRKITGNIKNANCLVIFINQIRMKIGVMFGNPETTTGGNALKFYSSVRLDIRRTGAVKDGDEVVGSETRVKVVKNKVAPPFRQAEFQILYGTGIYHNAEIIDLGVQIGLVEKSGAWYSYQGSKIGQGKANAAKFLEDNPQVADEIEKAIRDQLLAKPGNAKAAVEDSAELDA
- a CDS encoding AAA family ATPase codes for the protein MYKIIDVEIQGFWGEFKAFCSFNNDVNIVIGQNGTGKTTFMNILNAVLSVDVSALAENEFESVVVKLGHEGSTRTVRVTKHDDVPFALAKYSIGQKKFALPLIGVDEIRSASLYRRRAAEAAQVIKDELAGLVSLASLSVYRFRNAQEYDAGDRGAYNRKLQGPVDARLQELMQGLTKYQLELSQKARDISYELQREVLMSLLYQQEPNPAKTGFALTYDADSERKNLMSAYKQLGLSGGSVTKRINEHVKAVDEAVRGIRSWLDDERERKELKARGERVDRVERDDQLDFTPIEASRRISKVYELSLQAEKDSKDVFSQLDLFLKIISDFIVGKRFEFDSGVLTIVEPKKFSVSKLSSGEKQLLILLTEAVLQRQESYIFLADEPELSLHIAWQRRVVPAIKSLNPNAQVVVATHSPEIASKYKGSIIDMEDILHVVS
- a CDS encoding BRO-N domain-containing protein: MSQPIIEFAFDDKPVRVVLVDGEPWWVASDLSRALEYRDAEKMTRMLDSDEAGTHNVGTSSVNGVSQIREMTIINESGLYSAILRSRKASAKRFKKWVTSEVLPSIRKYGGYVMPNTQADPEPVPRSSRVEAEEVVAAGRVFRSLYTVGRSMGMPRRLAATRANQAAERTTGVDLAAELDASPWLDGPDMPAPQRKAYELQQRIRAHLVANDWPQGFSVQQVIEALQLVNDRGTQTSVGSCLRLLGYKRVRLSPTRPGGARPYVYQLDTLPALEVCQSMIPVRACS
- a CDS encoding DUF4435 domain-containing protein, with amino-acid sequence MSSLDYSADAENVLNFFYRCDVVLYVEGDDDIPFWKVVFDELSDVSVEVLPMYGAPEVDRKINEILEADLKVLAARDSDFIRASGQNIQDPRILYTHGYSIENCLYNVESVAEISFVWCRAVRATQADCERWFEDVFRAVEQLVLYDCANHIYQRGVAVVPDNCTRFMVSEKSPDFDLQKLQAHLAKVGKLFSAEELAEAAKRIAESNVSTRNLIRGHFLESLVQKYVSKNTGASNAKKSVSFDALYASAVGCLKNSIRRRPESAFYQQAVNEAIGALADA